The Mytilus trossulus isolate FHL-02 chromosome 3, PNRI_Mtr1.1.1.hap1, whole genome shotgun sequence genome contains a region encoding:
- the LOC134711499 gene encoding E3 ubiquitin-protein ligase RNF13-like: MFGLLLLSILAVPVCCSVNVVHIFSEDIVESFRDHPAGFGGSLPDTGIKGFLKYLKPVSQGSCNYYEPSPPWIDSSTVWIALMERQGCEFVNMVLAAQKLHYNAVIVHNNITMPNSNSVFEMTANGASGNNSKNITIPSVFIGYKDGISLREYDLRNDVRNSSRYLVQIKDGKESTDSDSEPDDSNPPAFVFWGNLVLTVPLVFVVVCCTCKVKYDQRRRTSTNTLRTPKCLKTNRKEAHESPIRMTKFTKDHRYETCPVCLDDFIEKDKIWILPCEHEFHIHCIKPWLTGKQRTCPVCKRMSISLDVKNV, from the exons ATGTTTGGCTTGTTACTCCTATCGATATTGGCTGTTCCAGTATGCTGTTCTGTCAATGTTGTTCAT ATTTTCTCAGAAGATATTGTTGAATCGTTTCGTGATCACCCTGCAGGCTTCGGTGGTAGTTTACCAGATACAGGAATCAAG GGATTCCTGAAATATTTGAAACCAGTTTCTCAAGGTTCGTGTAATTATTATGAACCGTCACCGCCTTGGATCGACAGCAGTACAGTATGGATAGCATTGATGGAACGACAAGGTTGTGAATTTGTCAATATG GTACTCGCTGCACAGAAACTACATTACAATGCTGTGATAGTACACAATAACATAACAATGCCTAATTCCAATTCCGTATTTGAAATGACAGCCAATGGAGCATCGG GAAACAACAGCAAGAACATTACTATACCATCTGTTTTTATTGGATATAAAGATGGAATATCATTAAGAGAGTATGATCTTAGAAATGATGTTAGAAATAGTTCCAG GTACTTGGTACAAATTAAAGACGGCAAGGAATCTACTGATTCCGACTCGGAACCAGATGATTCGAATCCTCCGGCTTTTGTATTTTGGGGAAATCTAGTGTTGACAGTACCATTAGTCTTCGTCGTAGTATGCTGTACTTGTAAAGTT AAGTATGACCAAAGACGAAGAACCTCTACAAATACTCTTAGAACTCccaaatgtttgaaaacaaacagaaaagaagcCCACGAAAGTCCAATCAGAatgacaaaatttacaaaag aCCACAGATACGAAACTTGCCCAGTGTGTTTAGACGATTTTATTGAGAAAGATAAGATATGGATATTACCTTGTGAACAtg AATTTCACATACACTGTATAAAACCATGGCTGACTGGAAAACAGAGAACATGTCCTGTttgtaaaagaatgtcaatTTCCTTGGATGTTAAGAATGTGTAG